The genome window CTGTTTGAAAGAGGTTTAGAAGGAAAAGGTTAACTGCCCTCTGAATCTGAGCAGGGATAGGCTGCCCAGTTATGGCTGATAAGCCTCAACTGCAAGTAGAAAATGGTCATCACATGTTTGGTTGGAATATTGACATTTGAAGTGACCGGCACTCGACGTCTCTTCCCTGGGGTAGAAGGAAGGGTAGTGGCTGTGGAATTaggcaattttttttgcaagcagTGAGTGAGAACTGGCTTTCTTTCTGTACAATATCCCCTATTTGACAGCAGGCACAGCACTATTGAAGAAGAATATGAGACCAATCCAGGGCCGAGAGGGTTTCAAATGAACCTGGCAGACCATCTTTCTTCAAATTGGGAACGTGTGCAATTAAAAATTAAACCCTGGTGTTGAAGAGCATCAACACAGGTGCtttctttaaacaaacaaaactcaGTGTGCCTGCTCAAGACCTcattaacaacccccccccccccccatcatttagCCTTTCCATCACTTCCAAATGCTGAGAGATTAGAAAAGCTACGTTTCGGGTAGAGCACCAAAAAGGGGGACCAAGATGATCCCCTCTGTTTTTGCATTCCTTGTGAAGTGCACATTCCATATTGCTCAGCACCGGACTTTTCCTCAAAGAACTTGAAgccgctttttaaaaaccttaatgCTATAAGGCCACCGCTTtctgtatcccacctttcttttggATGAGTTGAGGGTGGCACTCATGCGGCTATTCCCATTTTATCGTAATCAATTGAGAATGAGCAGGTTCCTGCAGTTGTGTCCCGTTCAAGATTCAGTCCCTCTGGGCTGCTGGAGGTTTGCTCTGAAGATCTGTCAGAATTTTGCTGTTTGAGTAGAATCCCAGGCCTGGAGAAGGAAGGTTTCTCCAAGTCCAGAAGTGAGGTGAGTACAAATCAAAGTAGCTTTCTCCAGTGTCCACAAGTTCTTTTGAAAGGTCTTGATACTTTAtcctctacaccagtggtggcgaacctacggcactccagatgttcatggactacaatttccattagctccagccagcatggccaattggccatgctggcaggggctgatgggaattgtagtccatgaagacctggagtgccataggttcaccaccacggctctacacTAACATGGCATACCTGTTGACCTCAGCCATGCTCCATTTTTCTTACAGAAGTTTAACGAGGGTGACAGTTCCACCCTGCTGTGGAACTTAGATGCCTCAAGTCTCTTGGAGCCTGGCGGCAGTGAGGCAGCTGAAACCTATGAGCTGGACCCTGACATGACAGCTGAACTTCTGGAACTGCTCGGTGAGGAGCCGGCGGGACCTGCCGAGTCAGACTGCAGCCACAGTTCCCCAGCTCAGACTGGCACAGACGACGACGAGGGGGTGTCTTCCAGCAGGAAGAGGAAGCGGAGCGGACAGCCTCAGGGCGGCAAAAGGCAGCGAGGCAGAGAGCGGGAGCAGGAGAACGAGCGCAGAGTGGCAGAGCTGACGGCCCACAATCAGCGGCTCCAGGAGGAGATAGAGCGGCTGAGTGCGGAGGTGGAGGCCACCAGAGCGGCGCTTATTCAGCGGATGGTGAACCTGAAAACGTAATGCAGGTTCATCACCTCCCTTGGCCCGTTGAGCGAGGAGGCGTAAGACTTTGCCATTCAGCAGTCTGTGAACTTATGGCATTTGTGAGCGTGACCCAGCTGGCCGAGGCTGGAACTTATGTACACAATACCAGTTTTATTTTAGACTCCGAGGAGTTGCTTTTTACCTTGGGTAAGTGGGCTTGTCTTACAGAACTGAACCACAAAGTGATTGTGAAGATCACACGTGATGACCAACACTGCTGATGTTTGTCCTGACCTACCAGATTTGATGAACTAGGTGCCCACCAGCCTAAAATCAACTGGACCACTTTATTAACCACCTGCTTTttgcttgggggaggggcgggggaaggaCTTGCATGTATACCTGCATACAACAGTAACTTTTGATCTTACACTTctatatttaaacaataaaatatttatttctcacCAGATAAATTTCAAAGGGCGCTGACCAAGGCTTTTCCACATATTACAAAATAGAATAAGGGCAATACTTCAAAAACAGCACAGTGGTGTTAAATTCTCCGTGGGGTACTTAAATACAGGACAGAAAAAGGCCCTAAATCTCTTGGAGAGAGATGCTACACACAACACTCATTTTTTCACTTTTCCCTTGGGAGCCTGAGGGGCAGGATTCTTTCCTTCAGCCAAGCACAGCTGCTTCTGCAGTTGTGCTAACTTGGAAGCTGCAGCATCGATCTGCTTCTTCTCTGCTTTTTGGGCTTTCAGCTGCTTCACGTAGTTGCCCTAGACCAGAAGGATTCAGAGGGGTTAGTACTGGGCAGTCAAATTCAGAACCCTTAGAAGTAGAAAGCTGCAGATAGGAGTCTAAGGGCAAGCTTACAGGatgttgtggtggaaagtgctgttaagtcatatGTAACTTACAGTTATGCCCTAGCATTTGCAAAGCGAGTgatgtttaccattgcctgcctccacatgggcggAGAGAACTGTGTCGGGCCCATGGTCccccaataggcttcatgtggaggagtggagaatcaaacccagttctccagcacagagcccactgctcttaaccattacaccaggctggctctcaagcTTATAGGATAAGCTATGCAATTCCTATGGGCTGGGACAAGGCCTCTGTATTTACTCTGTCAGTCCTTCAGCTTCTTTGCCCTGCATCTCTTTCTCCCACGTTTCTACAGGTTTTGTACTAAGCAATCGACCTTCCAGCCAAAGAGCAGCATAAAACCTGCCCTGTGttttcctcaccccccccccccaatcctttgtGATCTTACTGCCAACCCCGCTTCGTTGTAAGCCTGTCTCAATCCCTCTATCTATTGTGTCTGTGCTCTGCCATTTCTCAGGCCTTATTTATACCACCCGACGTTGGGCTTCAGCAGCAGCTCAAGCAGGTAATCCTGGAATGGGACACTTTCTCCACCTACTCCAGAAGCAGTAAACTGATTTGGAGCAGCTTCTGCTCATTTCCAGTCCTTAAAGCGGATGGTTTTCCCAGCTCAATTGGTTCAAACCTGCTACAGAACATACAGATTGCAAACCTCTTACTGCGGACAGTTTCTTCTTTAGTAGCTGTGGTTGCTTCAGGAACATAGGATTGACCTTGCTTACATCGGGAACAAATTTGGTTCTTCTAGTAGTCAAGGTATTTGTTCCAGCAGGTGTCTGTGTGTAAGATTTTGGGTGGTTTCCCATTTATATTGTTCCTGGGATTCCCCGTCCCCTAAGAGCAGCCTTTTAGGAGGTATTTCAGGCTGGGGTAGCAGTGGAAATTttagcccacctgctcttaaccactatgccactgctgctccttaagtgtTTGGGAGGCGCTAGGGGAGCCATGACTTTACAGTCACTGCAACCCAGGTCCACATGgagctgggcaagcaagaagcCACAGCTATCTCTGCTATCCAGGCAGCATGAAGTTAGCAGGGATTCAGTGCATTGGTCTAGTAGTTGGAgacaaacagtggaaatgaaaaggaaatgCATTCTGTATAAATAATTAGGGACAAAACCATGCCCAGAATCCTTCTAGTCAAAGAACTGTATGTAGACAGCCAGGCAGAAGGTCAGACGTCCTAGCTATACTACACAGCATATCACATTTTGTGGAAGTTTGTTGGATGAGCTAGATTTGCTGCTGTGCTGATATATGGCTGTCTGCTTGACTAGAGTCACTTCCACCATACCTTGGAGTGGTACACAGGGcctgcttaagaagaagaagagttgcatttatatcccccttttctttcctgcaaggagattcaaaggggcttacaaactcctttccctttttccctcacaacaaacaccctgtgaggtaggtggggctgagagagctccaaagaactgtgactaggccaaggtcatccagctggtgtgtgttggagcgcacaggctaatctgaattccccagctaagcctccatagctcaagcagcagagcagggaatcaaagccggttccttcagattggagtacatctgctcctaaccactatgctattGCTGCTCCTTAAGTGCTTGGGGTAGCAGTGGAAATTTTAGGCCAAGTACACCTGCTcctaatcactatgccactgctgctcaagtgtTTGGGAGGCGCTAAGTGAGCCACTGCAACCCAGGTCCACGTGGACTTGGGCAATCAAGAAGCCATAGCTATCTCTACTATCCAGACAGTGTGAAGTCAACAGCCACCTGTTCTTCCTCACTCTCTCT of Sphaerodactylus townsendi isolate TG3544 linkage group LG03, MPM_Stown_v2.3, whole genome shotgun sequence contains these proteins:
- the DDIT3 gene encoding DNA damage-inducible transcript 3 protein; this encodes MMAESLPFSMDTPVPSWELEAWYEDLQEVLSSDVTSRTGPPVGGDEQKFNEGDSSTLLWNLDASSLLEPGGSEAAETYELDPDMTAELLELLGEEPAGPAESDCSHSSPAQTGTDDDEGVSSSRKRKRSGQPQGGKRQRGREREQENERRVAELTAHNQRLQEEIERLSAEVEATRAALIQRMVNLKT